The Zobellia alginiliquefaciens genome contains a region encoding:
- a CDS encoding arylsulfatase: MKKNLIIKFGLLACLSATISCGQKNKMETEAVSTEAIADERPNVIIVFTDDQGYGDLASHGNEIIKTPNLTAFGKEALELTNFHVGTTCAPSRAGLLTGRNGNRNNTWHTIAGCSILLEDEKTMAQVFEESGYNTAMFGKWHLGDNYPYRPFDRGFKETLYHGGGGAQQTPDYWNNTYFNDTYFRNGEPEKVEGYATDVWFNEAIKYVQGTKEQPFFLYLPLNAAHSPFNVPESYAKMYEDAPLTDVQKRFYGMITNIDENFGKLVTFLKDEKLFDNTIIIFTTDNGTAAGISKGKDGSVLGYNAGLRGTKGSHYDGGHKVPFFISWPDGKIEKGSKSNELVANVDLLPTLSKMAGIEFNSEKPLDGSDMTSVLLKKAKDSTRMLVIDTQRGQWPEKGKNSCVMSTEWRLIDGKELYNIVDDPGQKNDVAEQHPDMVKKMQQFYDQWWSRIEPEMRYAEIPLGHEKANPVTITVHDLHTDESIPWNQVQIRQGKSSPTGYYSINVVEDGDYQFKLYRYPPESGLALSAAADQITGTSTIDALPVGRSVDYNSAEVELGDTLIKASVDPAKPYALLEGKLKKGSYKLRTDFLTVDGAKMPAYYIVIDKKDNV; the protein is encoded by the coding sequence ATGAAAAAAAATCTGATTATCAAATTTGGCCTATTGGCCTGTCTGTCCGCAACCATATCCTGCGGACAAAAAAACAAAATGGAAACAGAAGCGGTTTCAACCGAAGCAATTGCAGATGAAAGACCTAATGTAATTATTGTTTTTACAGATGATCAAGGCTATGGGGACCTCGCTTCTCATGGAAATGAGATTATAAAAACCCCTAATCTTACAGCCTTTGGAAAGGAAGCACTAGAGCTCACTAATTTTCACGTGGGCACCACTTGCGCGCCAAGTCGTGCCGGACTTTTAACAGGGCGTAACGGAAATAGAAACAACACTTGGCATACTATTGCCGGATGTTCCATTTTGTTGGAAGATGAAAAAACAATGGCACAGGTTTTTGAAGAAAGTGGTTATAATACGGCAATGTTCGGAAAATGGCATTTAGGGGATAATTACCCATACAGACCATTTGATAGAGGATTTAAAGAAACCTTGTACCATGGTGGTGGCGGGGCACAACAAACACCTGATTATTGGAACAATACTTATTTTAACGACACCTATTTTAGAAACGGGGAGCCGGAAAAAGTTGAGGGTTATGCTACGGATGTATGGTTTAATGAAGCTATTAAGTACGTTCAAGGAACTAAAGAGCAGCCATTTTTCTTGTATTTGCCGTTGAATGCAGCACACAGTCCATTTAATGTGCCGGAATCATACGCTAAGATGTATGAGGATGCTCCGTTGACCGATGTACAGAAACGCTTTTACGGCATGATTACCAATATTGATGAGAACTTTGGGAAGTTGGTGACTTTTTTAAAGGACGAAAAGTTGTTTGATAATACTATAATCATCTTCACCACAGATAACGGAACTGCTGCCGGTATATCCAAAGGAAAAGATGGCAGTGTTTTAGGTTATAATGCGGGTTTAAGAGGAACCAAGGGTAGTCATTATGACGGTGGACATAAAGTACCTTTTTTCATCAGTTGGCCAGATGGAAAAATTGAAAAAGGTTCAAAAAGTAATGAACTAGTGGCAAATGTAGATTTACTTCCAACATTGAGCAAAATGGCCGGAATTGAATTCAATTCTGAAAAACCTTTGGATGGAAGTGATATGACATCGGTACTTTTGAAAAAGGCAAAAGATAGTACACGTATGTTGGTCATTGATACGCAACGAGGCCAATGGCCCGAAAAAGGAAAAAACAGTTGTGTAATGAGTACGGAATGGCGACTTATAGATGGTAAAGAGTTGTATAATATAGTTGATGACCCTGGACAAAAAAATGATGTTGCTGAACAACACCCGGATATGGTAAAAAAAATGCAACAGTTTTATGATCAGTGGTGGTCCAGAATAGAACCGGAAATGAGATATGCCGAAATTCCTCTAGGCCACGAGAAGGCTAATCCGGTAACGATAACAGTTCATGATTTGCATACAGATGAAAGTATTCCATGGAACCAGGTGCAAATCCGCCAAGGAAAATCCTCTCCAACTGGTTATTATAGTATTAATGTTGTTGAAGATGGTGATTATCAATTCAAATTATATAGGTATCCTCCAGAGTCTGGTTTGGCCCTTAGCGCTGCCGCAGACCAAATTACGGGTACATCAACCATTGATGCATTGCCGGTGGGCAGGAGTGTTGACTACAACAGCGCAGAAGTAGAATTAGGTGATACTTTGATTAAAGCAAGTGTTGACCCTGCTAAACCTTATGCCCTTTTAGAAGGTAAATTGAAGAAAGGAAGTTATAAACTTCGTACCGACTTTCTTACGGTAGACGGAGCAAAAATGCCTGCATATTATATTGTTATTGATAAAAAAGACAACGTATGA
- a CDS encoding two-component regulator propeller domain-containing protein, with the protein MFQIHFKKVLGTVAINKLFNKFCCVLLYISVFTGNSQNHISFKHITTSDGLSQSDINTIYQDKQGFMWFGTHDGLNKYDGYKFTVYTPSSNKPSSINSNLISAITGDDEGNLWVGTTGNGLNYYNVSTGRFKAYTSNEENASSIVGNHITALFKDSKNRLWIGVQDGLDMIDLSVSSEKMKFQHFNSEQDPFIMGWDGSSIYSIYEDKNGQVLIGGANGLYKLKKDANGRGYFGNINKDLGLPDCIVKGMVEDNMGRLIIATNVGLYCQVKGAGPKLVKVHDTNFNNVLVDNNNRLWVGSNEGLFYFENTSVEKEPKFIKRFIYDSRDVGSISKNIIKSLFLDKTGIIWVGTNGGGVNTFDPGKKQFLHVRNTPNPTSLSYDKIRAMYEDSNGSVWVGTEGGGLNMLVKKDDDGNYNKFKHFNSLRRTFAITETRINDKKTLVIGAESAPGLYFLDISDPDNISESDLSPQGDLPGVFSLLNDSNENLWIGTYTSGVRRWMKKEDEKGYDKQTFKSYPKQADALPSNIIRYILEDRKGNVWFATGGGLSVVSAIDRYKKQPKFRTFLNDPKDPKSVSHNYILSLYESTAGELWIGTFGGGLNKFVPGKDGGEGSFISYSGRDGLPNNVIKGILEDSQGNLWLSTNMGLSKFNPKNETFKNYNESDGLQDNEFQELACVKREDGEMLFGGINGFNAFYPEEIRDNETPAETVITDLLVSNKSVKVGEEIGGHSILEQSVNTSNTIELSYKQNNFSFEFAALHYAAPSKNQFAYMLEGFDNDWIHTNSKKRFATYTNLGPGNYVFKVKASNNDGLWDESPSEIHITITPPIWQTSAAYLFYGLLVMGVLWLFWRYTFIRTSKKHQLELDHLEKEKSEEMQRVKLEFFTNISHEFRTPLTLIKGPLEYLRKDGLKVSQTKVQEQYNIMYKNTNYLLKLVNQLLDFRKIDQGKMHLVVRNSDIIEFIQEVGQPFQFLAHKQNVDFTITSSEDTIISWFDHDALEKIMNNLLSNAFKYTPDGGHITVSISIEKAENHEDTSRNVVIKVRDSGSGIAKNRVNTIFERFNTQDKKDRRNLQGAGIGLSFTKNLIELHQGSIVVKSKPNKGTDFVVKLPMEKEKFANIPEVSIKEVSESDFLVRSSETESFAIGINDEILDEDVSKSRPKLPILLCVDDNADIRTLIKQALDSEYVIYEAENGKQALKMAKSLMPNIILTDILMPVMNGTEFCEKLKTNKETSHIPVVMLTAKASEESEIENLKLGVEGYIRKPFDMELLQLTLANILKQRDQLRKQFTRNITLQPTEIAVTSVDESFLQTAIEIVEKHMMNTDFNVEMLVKEMGYSRSNLYMKFKEITGLSSSEFIRNIRLKRAVQLFEQSDLSVKEIMYKTGFNTASYFSKCFKKQFGVIPSEYVSKLKEKKTTT; encoded by the coding sequence ATGTTTCAAATCCATTTTAAAAAAGTTTTAGGTACAGTTGCAATAAACAAGCTTTTCAATAAGTTTTGTTGCGTTCTGTTATATATCTCCGTGTTTACCGGAAACTCCCAAAACCACATTAGCTTTAAGCACATTACCACAAGTGACGGTCTCTCACAAAGTGATATCAATACCATTTACCAGGATAAACAAGGTTTTATGTGGTTTGGAACACATGATGGTCTCAATAAATATGATGGATATAAGTTTACGGTTTACACTCCCAGTTCAAATAAGCCAAGTAGTATAAATAGTAACCTTATATCTGCAATTACAGGAGATGATGAAGGTAACCTTTGGGTGGGTACAACAGGCAACGGTCTCAATTACTACAATGTGTCTACGGGTAGGTTTAAGGCTTATACGAGTAATGAAGAAAATGCATCTAGTATCGTAGGTAACCATATAACCGCATTGTTTAAGGATAGTAAAAATCGCCTTTGGATCGGGGTTCAAGATGGTTTGGATATGATTGACCTTTCCGTTTCGTCGGAAAAAATGAAATTTCAACATTTCAATTCGGAGCAGGACCCGTTTATCATGGGGTGGGACGGTAGTTCCATTTATTCTATTTACGAAGATAAAAACGGACAAGTATTGATCGGTGGGGCAAATGGTCTTTATAAACTTAAAAAAGACGCTAATGGAAGAGGTTACTTTGGCAATATAAACAAAGACTTAGGACTTCCCGACTGTATTGTTAAAGGTATGGTCGAAGATAATATGGGCAGACTTATTATAGCTACAAACGTAGGTTTGTACTGTCAAGTAAAAGGTGCGGGGCCTAAACTTGTAAAGGTTCATGATACGAACTTTAATAACGTCTTGGTAGATAATAACAATCGCTTGTGGGTCGGTTCTAATGAGGGGTTGTTTTATTTTGAAAATACTTCTGTGGAAAAAGAACCAAAATTCATAAAGCGTTTTATTTATGATTCCAGGGATGTAGGTAGTATTAGCAAAAATATTATCAAATCATTATTTTTAGATAAGACCGGAATTATATGGGTAGGAACCAATGGGGGAGGTGTAAATACTTTTGATCCGGGTAAAAAGCAGTTTTTGCATGTCAGAAACACCCCTAATCCTACAAGTTTAAGTTATGATAAGATTCGTGCTATGTACGAAGATAGTAACGGCTCGGTATGGGTGGGTACCGAAGGTGGTGGATTAAACATGCTTGTTAAAAAGGATGATGATGGAAACTACAATAAGTTCAAACATTTTAACTCTTTACGTAGAACATTCGCTATTACGGAAACGCGTATCAATGATAAAAAAACTTTGGTAATAGGCGCGGAAAGTGCTCCAGGTCTCTACTTTTTGGATATCAGTGATCCAGATAATATTAGTGAATCCGACTTGTCGCCACAGGGAGACTTGCCTGGAGTGTTCAGTTTGCTCAACGATTCCAATGAAAATTTATGGATTGGCACCTATACTTCTGGTGTGCGGAGATGGATGAAAAAAGAAGATGAAAAGGGGTATGATAAACAAACATTTAAGAGTTACCCAAAGCAAGCGGATGCATTGCCCAGTAATATTATTAGGTATATCCTAGAGGATAGAAAGGGTAATGTCTGGTTTGCAACAGGTGGCGGTCTTAGTGTAGTGAGTGCTATTGACCGTTATAAAAAGCAACCTAAGTTTAGAACGTTCTTAAATGACCCAAAAGACCCAAAATCGGTAAGTCATAATTATATTCTTTCCCTTTATGAAAGCACTGCTGGAGAATTGTGGATAGGAACTTTTGGGGGAGGTCTTAATAAGTTCGTTCCCGGTAAAGATGGAGGTGAAGGTAGTTTTATTTCTTATTCTGGTCGTGATGGTTTGCCAAACAACGTAATTAAAGGTATTCTAGAAGATTCTCAGGGAAATCTTTGGTTGTCTACCAATATGGGGCTATCAAAGTTTAACCCTAAGAACGAGACTTTTAAAAATTACAATGAGAGTGATGGACTTCAGGATAATGAATTTCAAGAATTGGCTTGTGTTAAACGCGAGGATGGTGAGATGTTATTTGGTGGGATCAACGGTTTTAATGCTTTTTATCCCGAAGAGATACGTGACAATGAAACACCTGCGGAAACGGTAATTACGGATTTGCTTGTTTCCAATAAATCGGTCAAAGTAGGAGAGGAAATAGGTGGACATAGTATTTTGGAGCAAAGTGTTAATACATCTAACACTATTGAGTTAAGCTATAAACAGAATAATTTTTCTTTTGAATTTGCTGCCCTCCACTATGCGGCACCTTCCAAGAACCAGTTTGCTTACATGTTAGAGGGTTTTGACAATGATTGGATACATACCAATTCTAAAAAACGTTTTGCTACCTATACCAACTTAGGGCCGGGTAATTATGTTTTTAAGGTAAAAGCCTCTAATAATGATGGTTTATGGGATGAATCTCCGTCTGAGATACATATTACGATAACGCCTCCCATTTGGCAGACTTCTGCAGCCTATTTATTTTATGGTCTATTGGTAATGGGGGTTTTGTGGCTGTTTTGGAGATATACTTTTATTAGAACTAGCAAGAAACATCAGTTAGAATTAGACCATCTTGAAAAGGAGAAGTCAGAGGAAATGCAGCGTGTTAAACTGGAATTTTTCACCAACATTTCCCATGAATTTAGAACACCGCTTACATTGATTAAAGGTCCCTTGGAGTATTTACGAAAAGACGGTTTAAAAGTAAGCCAGACCAAGGTTCAGGAACAGTACAATATCATGTACAAGAATACCAACTACCTTTTAAAACTGGTGAATCAGTTATTGGACTTTAGAAAGATAGATCAGGGGAAAATGCATTTGGTAGTGCGCAATAGTGATATTATAGAATTTATTCAAGAGGTGGGTCAGCCTTTTCAGTTTTTGGCGCACAAGCAAAATGTAGACTTCACTATTACATCTTCAGAGGATACTATTATCTCGTGGTTTGATCATGACGCATTGGAAAAAATAATGAACAACCTTCTTTCTAATGCATTCAAATATACACCGGATGGTGGCCATATTACGGTAAGCATTTCAATAGAGAAAGCAGAAAATCATGAGGATACATCTAGAAATGTAGTTATCAAAGTAAGGGATTCAGGCTCTGGAATAGCAAAAAATAGAGTGAATACAATTTTTGAAAGGTTCAACACTCAAGATAAGAAAGATAGAAGAAACCTGCAGGGAGCTGGCATTGGATTGTCTTTTACAAAAAATTTAATCGAATTACATCAAGGTTCTATTGTGGTTAAAAGTAAGCCGAATAAAGGAACCGATTTTGTGGTGAAGTTACCCATGGAAAAAGAGAAGTTTGCAAACATTCCGGAGGTTAGTATCAAAGAGGTATCAGAAAGTGATTTCTTGGTGCGTTCTTCGGAAACCGAATCTTTTGCTATTGGTATCAATGATGAAATTTTAGATGAAGATGTTTCTAAATCAAGACCTAAACTCCCCATTTTACTATGTGTTGATGACAATGCGGATATCCGTACTTTGATAAAGCAGGCTTTGGACAGTGAGTACGTGATTTATGAAGCTGAAAATGGTAAACAGGCATTGAAAATGGCAAAAAGCTTGATGCCCAATATCATCTTAACGGATATTTTAATGCCCGTAATGAACGGTACCGAATTCTGTGAAAAGCTAAAAACAAACAAGGAAACAAGTCATATTCCTGTGGTTATGTTAACGGCAAAAGCTTCCGAAGAAAGTGAAATTGAAAATTTAAAATTGGGAGTGGAAGGCTACATCAGGAAGCCTTTTGATATGGAATTGCTACAGCTTACCTTGGCTAATATTTTAAAGCAAAGGGATCAACTTCGCAAGCAATTTACTCGTAATATCACATTACAGCCTACAGAAATAGCTGTCACATCTGTTGATGAATCTTTTCTGCAAACTGCAATTGAAATTGTAGAAAAGCACATGATGAATACAGATTTCAATGTAGAGATGTTGGTGAAAGAAATGGGATATAGCCGTAGTAATCTATATATGAAGTTCAAAGAGATTACCGGACTGTCTTCTAGTGAATTTATTAGGAATATTCGACTTAAAAGAGCGGTTCAGCTTTTTGAACAGAGCGATTTATCAGTAAAGGAAATTATGTACAAGACCGGTTTTAATACGGCTTCGTATTTCTCAAAATGTTTTAAAAAACAGTTTGGGGTGATACCCAGTGAATACGTTTCCAAGCTAAAAGAAAAAAAGACAACCACTTAG
- a CDS encoding FG-GAP-like repeat-containing protein, translating into MKFEVKLKEQTHVTFANTLTESKNLNYFNFPYMYAGAGVATGDINNDGLPDVFFVGNGVNNKLYLNQGNFNFKDISDKAGVGGKDKPRWSSGVTMADINADGFLDIYICVSGPSPDKRNLLYINNGDETFTESAVEFGLDDAGYSNQATFFDFDRDGDLDMFLAAYPPAEFQSTNAFYVEKQKLATQEESDQLYENVGGNKFENITQKAGVYNFGLSLNASISDFNNDGWLDIYVSNDFNSPDFLYINQKDGTFKDGVKEYMNHTSNFGMGSDAADFNNDGWIDLLQADMMSSSNFGKKRNMSSMRPEYFHEAVEMGLHYQYMRNSLQMNNGNNSFSDIAELAGVSNTDWSWSALFADLNNDGWKDIFITNGMRRSVNNKDYELKVAAAIESGKIAPSERYLLTKNMPVEPVSNKVFVNNGDLTFSEDKDPQGLSYFGFTHGASYADLDLDGDLDMVINNLDRMSMVIENKLEDTNYLRLKLKGDQANTFGIGAKVRLVADGKNQYQEMMPSRGYLSSVEPIIHFGLGSVKEVDTLQINWASGKEQILVKLKANQLVEVLESQATDSRVDLVPESEIIFKEIYKSGLEFMHTENQFDDFDKQVLLPHQLSKFGPSLAIGDINGDGLEDVYVGGASGQTGVFFLQTKNERFEQKKSKVLVEDKWYEDTGAVFFDADGDGDLDLYVVSGGNEQAKNTSYYQDRLYMNDGSGTFQKNKNALPQVKISGMSVEPFDYDKDGDLDLFIGGRLVPWDYPKSASSAILKNNNGVFSDVTGTVAPELENIGLVTDMVWTDYNNDDMIDFILVGEWMPVTVFEQGEEGFKKKELSSLENTEGWWYSIKASDLDGDGDDDYVTGNLGLNYKYKATGKLPFEVYYADFDTNGSNDLALGYYENNTLYPVRGKQCSTEQIPSLKSKFKSYDAFAQADFFEVYNIKNTADVLHKKVKTFASSYFINEGDGSLEENKLPNMAQLSSVNSIIIKDFNQDGVKDVVVAGNLFASEVETPRNDAGSGFYMEGTVSSSGKYSLKPVYMSGLKFNKDLKSMQLLAVGEKEFLVGVNNDGPLQVFEYLTK; encoded by the coding sequence TTGAAGTTTGAAGTAAAATTAAAGGAGCAAACGCATGTAACCTTCGCCAATACATTAACAGAATCTAAAAACCTTAATTATTTTAATTTTCCTTATATGTATGCCGGGGCTGGCGTTGCTACTGGAGATATAAATAATGATGGACTACCGGATGTTTTCTTTGTAGGGAATGGAGTTAATAACAAATTATATCTTAATCAAGGAAATTTTAATTTTAAAGATATTTCGGATAAGGCCGGTGTTGGTGGAAAAGATAAACCAAGATGGTCTAGTGGTGTTACAATGGCAGACATTAATGCAGATGGTTTTTTAGATATTTATATATGTGTGAGTGGTCCATCTCCTGATAAAAGAAATTTACTATATATAAATAATGGAGATGAAACTTTTACTGAGAGTGCAGTGGAGTTTGGTCTTGACGATGCGGGGTATTCTAATCAAGCCACGTTTTTTGATTTTGATAGAGACGGAGATTTAGACATGTTTTTAGCAGCTTATCCGCCTGCCGAATTTCAGAGTACAAATGCTTTCTATGTGGAAAAACAAAAGTTGGCAACCCAGGAAGAGAGTGACCAGTTGTATGAAAATGTGGGAGGAAATAAATTTGAGAATATTACACAAAAAGCTGGTGTGTATAATTTTGGGTTAAGTTTAAATGCCAGTATATCGGATTTCAACAATGATGGCTGGTTGGATATTTACGTTTCGAATGATTTTAACTCACCAGATTTTTTATATATCAATCAAAAGGACGGAACCTTTAAAGATGGAGTTAAAGAATACATGAACCACACTTCTAATTTTGGCATGGGATCAGATGCTGCTGATTTTAATAATGATGGATGGATAGATTTGCTACAGGCAGATATGATGTCTTCATCTAATTTTGGAAAGAAAAGGAATATGTCTTCCATGCGGCCTGAGTATTTTCATGAGGCGGTAGAAATGGGGCTGCATTATCAATATATGAGAAACAGTCTACAAATGAACAACGGCAATAATTCTTTCAGTGATATTGCAGAGTTGGCAGGTGTTTCAAATACAGATTGGAGTTGGTCAGCACTTTTTGCAGATTTAAATAATGACGGTTGGAAAGATATTTTCATTACTAATGGAATGAGGCGAAGTGTCAATAATAAAGATTATGAACTTAAGGTTGCTGCGGCTATAGAATCCGGTAAAATAGCGCCAAGTGAGCGCTATTTGTTGACAAAAAATATGCCAGTAGAACCGGTAAGTAATAAGGTTTTTGTGAATAATGGCGATTTAACTTTCTCTGAGGACAAAGATCCACAAGGGCTTTCTTATTTTGGCTTTACACATGGAGCATCTTATGCCGATCTAGATTTGGATGGTGATTTGGATATGGTAATCAACAATTTGGATAGAATGTCTATGGTCATTGAAAATAAGTTAGAGGACACCAATTATTTACGTCTTAAGTTAAAAGGAGATCAAGCTAATACATTTGGAATTGGCGCTAAAGTAAGGTTAGTGGCGGACGGCAAAAACCAGTACCAAGAAATGATGCCTAGCCGTGGTTATCTTTCTTCCGTTGAGCCGATAATTCACTTTGGTTTGGGAAGTGTAAAAGAGGTAGATACATTACAAATAAACTGGGCTAGTGGTAAGGAGCAAATTTTGGTTAAATTAAAAGCAAATCAACTTGTAGAGGTTTTAGAAAGCCAAGCCACCGACTCCAGAGTTGATTTGGTACCGGAAAGCGAAATTATTTTTAAAGAAATCTATAAGTCGGGACTGGAATTCATGCATACGGAAAATCAATTTGATGATTTTGATAAACAGGTGCTTTTACCTCATCAATTATCTAAATTTGGCCCATCTTTAGCAATTGGAGATATTAATGGAGATGGTTTGGAAGATGTTTATGTGGGCGGAGCATCAGGACAAACAGGCGTGTTTTTTCTTCAAACCAAAAACGAAAGATTTGAACAAAAAAAATCTAAAGTACTGGTTGAGGACAAGTGGTATGAAGACACAGGGGCCGTCTTTTTTGATGCAGATGGTGATGGGGACTTAGACTTGTATGTAGTAAGTGGAGGGAATGAACAGGCTAAAAATACATCGTATTATCAAGACAGACTATATATGAACGACGGGAGCGGAACTTTTCAAAAAAACAAGAACGCACTTCCCCAAGTAAAGATTAGTGGTATGTCAGTAGAGCCATTTGATTATGACAAGGATGGTGATTTAGACCTTTTTATTGGAGGTCGCTTAGTTCCTTGGGATTACCCTAAATCGGCAAGCAGTGCTATTCTAAAAAATAACAACGGAGTTTTTAGTGATGTAACGGGTACCGTAGCCCCTGAATTAGAAAACATAGGGCTTGTTACTGATATGGTCTGGACAGATTATAACAACGATGATATGATAGATTTTATACTGGTCGGTGAATGGATGCCAGTAACTGTTTTTGAACAGGGTGAAGAAGGTTTTAAGAAGAAAGAGTTGAGTAGTCTAGAAAACACTGAAGGGTGGTGGTATAGTATTAAAGCCTCTGACCTAGATGGTGATGGCGATGATGATTATGTGACAGGTAATCTGGGTCTTAATTATAAATACAAAGCTACGGGAAAACTGCCTTTTGAAGTGTATTATGCAGATTTTGACACAAATGGATCAAATGATTTGGCTTTAGGGTATTACGAAAATAACACATTGTATCCTGTTCGTGGTAAACAATGCTCTACGGAACAGATCCCGAGTTTAAAAAGCAAGTTTAAGTCATATGATGCTTTTGCCCAGGCCGATTTTTTTGAGGTATATAACATAAAGAACACAGCGGATGTGCTACATAAAAAAGTAAAGACATTTGCTTCTTCATACTTTATAAACGAAGGAGATGGTAGTTTAGAAGAGAACAAATTACCCAATATGGCGCAATTATCTTCTGTGAATTCAATTATAATAAAAGATTTCAATCAAGACGGCGTAAAAGATGTTGTAGTTGCTGGTAATTTATTTGCTTCAGAAGTAGAGACCCCCAGAAATGATGCAGGGTCAGGTTTTTATATGGAAGGAACTGTTAGCTCATCTGGAAAATATTCGCTAAAACCTGTATATATGAGCGGCTTAAAATTCAATAAAGATTTAAAAAGCATGCAATTATTAGCAGTTGGAGAGAAGGAATTTCTTGTTGGTGTTAATAATGATGGGCCACTTCAGGTTTTTGAATATTTAACAAAATAA